A genome region from Rathayibacter caricis DSM 15933 includes the following:
- a CDS encoding carbohydrate ABC transporter permease, protein MTAVVNPGRRPGISAVQRRNRWRGWNFLLPFMLVFVVIFVAPILYSIYISLFRTQLLGGTQFVGVDNYVRAFNDPQFWSGVTRVALFLVIQVPIMLVIAMFVALAIDSARLYGKDFFRIAVFMPYAVPAVVAALMWGFMYGPRFGLVGYINDFFGWAIPNPLGPDFILAAIGNIVTWSFVGYNMLIFYSSLRTIPESLYEAAELDGANQWHVIRAIKLPAIRGSIAIATIFSIIGSFQLFNEPSILRELAPNSISTFFTPNLYAYNLSFSGQQYNYAAAVAIIMGVITMVIAYVVQLRSTGKDVA, encoded by the coding sequence ATGACGGCGGTCGTGAACCCAGGAAGGCGCCCAGGCATCTCGGCAGTCCAGCGGCGGAACCGGTGGCGTGGGTGGAACTTCCTGCTCCCGTTCATGCTGGTGTTCGTCGTGATCTTCGTCGCCCCGATCCTCTACTCCATCTACATCAGCCTCTTCCGGACGCAGCTGCTCGGCGGAACCCAGTTCGTCGGAGTCGACAACTACGTGCGGGCGTTTAACGACCCGCAGTTCTGGTCGGGCGTGACGCGGGTCGCCCTCTTCCTCGTCATCCAGGTCCCGATCATGCTTGTCATCGCGATGTTCGTCGCCCTCGCGATCGATTCGGCGCGCCTGTACGGCAAGGACTTCTTCCGGATCGCCGTCTTCATGCCCTACGCGGTCCCCGCCGTCGTCGCCGCGCTCATGTGGGGCTTCATGTACGGACCGAGATTCGGTCTCGTCGGCTACATCAACGACTTCTTCGGATGGGCGATCCCCAACCCGCTCGGGCCGGACTTCATCCTGGCGGCCATCGGCAACATCGTTACCTGGTCGTTCGTCGGCTACAACATGTTGATCTTCTACTCGTCGCTGCGCACGATCCCGGAGTCGCTGTACGAGGCCGCCGAACTCGACGGCGCCAATCAGTGGCACGTCATCAGGGCCATCAAGCTCCCTGCGATCCGCGGCTCCATCGCCATCGCGACGATCTTCTCGATCATCGGCAGCTTCCAGCTCTTCAACGAGCCGAGCATCCTCCGAGAGCTGGCGCCGAACTCGATCTCGACGTTCTTCACTCCGAACCTCTACGCGTACAACCTGTCCTTCAGCGGGCAGCAGTACAACTACGCCGCAGCGGTCGCCATCATCATGGGCGTCATCACGATGGTCATCGCCTACGTCGTCCAGTTGCGCAGCACCGGAAAGGACGTCGCATGA
- a CDS encoding carbohydrate ABC transporter permease, whose translation MTSSTVSPSITASPDAPRRGISSPPRLRSRRRRSVDKPRRSLLLTAITAIVLVYTLLPLVWLVISASKTQDDLLSTFGFAFGSSFALFDNIGNTLAYNDGIFVRWLLNTVLYVVVGAGGATLLAVLGGYALAKFSFPGKKAVFAVVIGAVAVPGTALAVPTFLMFSSFGITNTPWSVILPSLISPFGLYLMWTFASQAVPAELLEAARVDGASEFRTFWQVSLPLLAPGTVTVLLFTTVATWNNYFLPLIMLRDPAWYPLTVGLNAWNAQASTVGGQAVFDLVVTGSLLTIIPLIAAFLLLQRYWQSGLAAGSVKE comes from the coding sequence ATGACCTCGTCGACCGTCAGCCCCTCGATCACCGCCTCGCCGGACGCTCCACGCCGCGGGATCTCCAGCCCGCCGCGGCTGCGCTCGCGTCGCCGCAGGAGTGTGGACAAGCCCCGTCGGAGCCTCCTCCTCACGGCGATCACCGCGATCGTGCTGGTCTACACGCTCCTCCCGCTGGTGTGGCTGGTCATCTCGGCGTCGAAGACCCAGGACGATCTGCTCTCGACCTTCGGCTTCGCCTTCGGGAGCTCGTTCGCCCTGTTCGACAACATCGGAAACACGCTCGCCTACAACGACGGGATCTTCGTCCGCTGGCTCCTGAACACGGTGCTGTACGTCGTCGTCGGCGCCGGTGGGGCGACTCTGCTCGCGGTGCTCGGGGGCTACGCCCTGGCGAAGTTCTCGTTCCCCGGGAAGAAGGCCGTCTTCGCCGTGGTGATCGGCGCCGTCGCCGTCCCCGGCACCGCCTTGGCCGTGCCGACGTTCCTGATGTTCTCGTCCTTCGGGATCACGAACACCCCGTGGTCGGTCATCCTGCCCTCGCTCATCTCACCGTTCGGCCTCTACCTGATGTGGACGTTCGCCAGCCAGGCCGTGCCGGCGGAGCTCCTCGAGGCGGCCAGGGTCGACGGAGCATCCGAGTTCCGCACTTTCTGGCAGGTGTCCCTTCCCCTCCTCGCGCCGGGAACGGTGACCGTGCTGCTGTTCACCACGGTCGCCACCTGGAACAACTACTTCCTGCCCCTGATCATGCTCAGGGATCCCGCGTGGTACCCCCTCACCGTCGGGTTGAACGCCTGGAACGCGCAGGCGTCGACGGTCGGCGGGCAGGCGGTCTTCGACCTCGTGGTAACGGGCTCCCTGCTCACGATCATCCCCTTGATCGCCGCTTTCCTCCTCCTCCAGCGCTACTGGCAGTCCGGCCTCGCAGCTGGCTCCGTCAAGGAGTGA
- a CDS encoding ABC transporter substrate-binding protein translates to MSRTITRRRVFAGLAAVTVIASLTACSPGASGPTEEVDASDVAAALDKGGDLLVWGWDATLPPMIDAFEKAYPNVNVELANVGTGTDAYTALQNAIQAGSGIPDVMHMEYSAVPQFALTGDLADLSAFGAGDLEDSFTTGTWGSVAINDGIFGLPLDSGPMAMFYNQATFDQYGIAVPTTWEEYVEAARTLHAADPSKYLVGDAGDAGFTQSMIWQAGGRPFQASGSDITVDLEDEGAKKFTDMWQPVLDEGLAAPITTWSEEWYKGLSDGTINSLLIGAWMPVNLESGVPDAAGDWRAAPMPQYEAGETMNSENGGSALSVTEASEQKALAYGFTEFSNAGDGVGVRLEAGTFPATVSDIESDEFTNKEFPYFGGQKVNEVLAEAATTVSSGWQYLPFQAYAVSIFNDNLGSSYTGDQPLSEGLATWQDAIVSYGNDQGFAVNGG, encoded by the coding sequence ATGTCCCGCACGATCACTCGACGACGCGTGTTCGCCGGCCTCGCCGCCGTCACCGTCATCGCATCGCTCACCGCCTGCAGTCCCGGAGCTTCCGGCCCCACAGAGGAGGTCGATGCGTCCGACGTCGCCGCCGCCCTCGACAAGGGAGGCGACCTTCTCGTTTGGGGCTGGGACGCCACCCTCCCTCCGATGATCGATGCCTTCGAGAAGGCCTACCCGAACGTCAACGTCGAGCTCGCCAACGTCGGCACCGGCACCGACGCCTACACGGCGCTGCAGAACGCGATCCAGGCCGGATCCGGCATCCCCGACGTCATGCACATGGAGTACTCCGCCGTTCCTCAGTTCGCTCTGACCGGAGATCTCGCCGACCTGTCGGCCTTCGGTGCGGGCGATCTCGAGGACTCCTTCACCACTGGCACCTGGGGTTCCGTCGCCATCAACGACGGCATCTTTGGGCTCCCGCTCGATTCCGGGCCGATGGCGATGTTCTACAACCAGGCGACGTTCGACCAGTACGGCATCGCCGTGCCGACCACCTGGGAGGAGTACGTCGAGGCGGCGAGGACGCTGCACGCCGCCGACCCGTCGAAGTACCTCGTCGGCGACGCAGGCGACGCCGGCTTCACTCAGAGCATGATCTGGCAGGCCGGAGGCCGCCCGTTCCAGGCCTCGGGCAGCGACATCACGGTTGACCTCGAGGACGAAGGCGCGAAGAAGTTCACCGACATGTGGCAGCCGGTCCTCGACGAGGGCCTCGCCGCTCCGATCACCACCTGGTCCGAGGAGTGGTACAAGGGTCTCAGCGACGGGACCATCAACTCGCTCCTGATCGGCGCGTGGATGCCCGTCAACCTCGAAAGTGGGGTTCCCGACGCGGCCGGCGACTGGCGTGCCGCTCCTATGCCCCAGTACGAGGCCGGAGAGACGATGAACTCCGAGAACGGCGGAAGCGCGCTCTCGGTGACGGAAGCCAGTGAGCAGAAGGCGCTCGCCTACGGCTTCACCGAGTTCTCGAACGCCGGTGACGGCGTCGGCGTGCGACTCGAGGCCGGAACCTTCCCCGCGACGGTCTCCGACATCGAGTCCGACGAGTTCACGAACAAGGAGTTCCCGTACTTCGGCGGCCAGAAGGTCAACGAAGTACTCGCCGAGGCTGCAACCACGGTCTCCTCGGGATGGCAGTACCTGCCGTTCCAGGCGTACGCCGTATCGATCTTCAACGACAATCTCGGCTCCTCCTACACCGGAGACCAGCCGCTGTCGGAAGGTCTGGCCACCTGGCAGGACGCCATCGTGAGTTACGGCAACGACCAGGGCTTCGCCGTCAACGGCGGCTAG
- a CDS encoding LacI family DNA-binding transcriptional regulator: MTQPARRTGAVRPPAMVDVARLSGVSQKTVSRVVNGEPHVSPGIQERVQAAIETLNFRPNSAARALASARSRTIGFVSTGSALFGPTAISAGVERAAREAGYSIAVAHTPDGTPASVRAAFGDLSGRGVEAIIVSEPADDLHPSELLSTGVPVLSLDNESADSTDWITVGADDRMAARTGTQHLIDLGHRSILHIAGPPGWATSQNRLLGYRDAVSAAGIPTCVELRGDWSVDSGFAAGHEIASRHDVTAVLAANDEMAIGAIRALQLAGLSVPKEVSVVGIDDIPVAAYLAVPLTTIRQDFEVIARSGMARLIDAIEGRALTSRQHAVPTELVIRDTTAPPPARAPHL; the protein is encoded by the coding sequence ATGACCCAGCCCGCCAGGCGGACAGGAGCTGTCCGGCCTCCCGCAATGGTCGATGTCGCGCGGCTCTCCGGCGTCTCCCAGAAGACCGTCTCGCGGGTGGTCAACGGGGAGCCCCACGTCTCTCCCGGCATTCAGGAGCGTGTTCAGGCCGCCATCGAGACGCTCAACTTCAGACCGAACTCGGCTGCCCGCGCGCTCGCCTCCGCTCGCAGCCGCACGATCGGCTTCGTCTCCACCGGCAGTGCGCTCTTCGGCCCCACCGCCATCTCCGCCGGGGTGGAGCGAGCTGCCCGCGAGGCCGGCTACTCAATCGCGGTGGCACATACCCCGGACGGGACGCCGGCCAGTGTCCGTGCGGCGTTCGGTGACCTCAGCGGTCGCGGGGTCGAAGCGATCATCGTCTCCGAGCCCGCAGACGACCTGCACCCGTCGGAGCTGCTCTCGACCGGGGTCCCCGTCCTCTCGCTCGACAACGAGTCGGCCGACTCCACTGACTGGATCACCGTCGGCGCTGACGACCGGATGGCGGCGCGGACGGGCACGCAGCACCTGATCGATCTTGGACACCGGTCAATCCTGCACATCGCAGGACCTCCGGGATGGGCAACGAGCCAAAACCGGCTACTCGGCTACCGGGACGCCGTCTCCGCCGCAGGGATACCCACCTGTGTCGAGCTTCGCGGCGACTGGAGCGTCGACTCCGGATTCGCGGCAGGACACGAGATCGCGAGCAGGCACGACGTCACCGCAGTCCTCGCCGCCAACGACGAAATGGCGATCGGAGCCATCCGAGCACTACAGCTGGCCGGGCTCTCGGTCCCGAAAGAAGTAAGTGTCGTCGGGATCGATGACATTCCCGTCGCCGCCTACCTCGCCGTACCCCTCACCACCATCCGTCAGGACTTCGAGGTCATCGCCCGTTCAGGCATGGCTCGCCTGATAGACGCGATCGAGGGCCGGGCCCTGACATCACGGCAGCACGCCGTCCCAACCGAACTCGTCATCCGCGACACCACCGCCCCGCCCCCAGCGCGCGCACCCCACCTCTAA
- a CDS encoding beta-galactosidase: MPALLADRVLFGAAYYLEYQRSPDLERDLDTMIDAGFTVIRVGESVWSTWEPEDGVFDLDWMQAVLDAAHARGISVILGTPTYAIPMWLARKHPEIAGQRETGRLISWGARQEADFTHPAYRFHAERVVRAIMARYADHPSVIGFQVDNEPGNEILHNHGVFQRFTDELRHRYVTVDRLNEEWGLAYWSHRLSTWADLWTPDNNTHPQYDLAWRRFQAELTTEMLAWQRDVVREYAAPEQFITTCLSYDRPALQDDSAGAVLDVTSGNPYYRMQHHLELPDPADLDTVQTWYTTGAWTLYRTADRMWSTKQAPFLVTETGATSIWGSSLNEPPYRGQLRQAAWAFVSRGAAAIEYWHWHSLPYGAETYWGGVLPHSGQPGRIYAEIQALGAELANAGSDVLDLVPDADLGILYSTDSKWGMAFQPPFGLTEPDPRSYERIVDGWYRAAFDAHLQVRVQQPRHLFARDPRDVVAELPALVVPGFYIASDEQLDWLREYAHAGGHLLLGIRTGYADEEARPRTDRQPARLADAAGVSYDEFSNAGDTVVLGRAGLPLPEGAVARLWIDGLKPDTGTEVLFDYEHPHFSEWAPATTREHGDGRITVIGTQPDPALGAALLRWAVPRAANDKWIAGCSHPESVRVTGGSPRADRSAGGVRFVHNYSWQAATLVLPVACEDLAATPGADGRRQTLPAGHLIELQAWDARVLRETTTH; the protein is encoded by the coding sequence ATGCCTGCACTCCTCGCCGATCGCGTCCTCTTCGGAGCCGCCTACTACCTCGAGTACCAGCGCAGCCCTGACCTCGAACGCGACCTCGACACCATGATCGACGCCGGCTTCACCGTCATCCGCGTCGGCGAATCGGTCTGGTCGACCTGGGAACCCGAAGACGGAGTCTTCGACCTCGACTGGATGCAGGCCGTCCTCGACGCGGCGCACGCCCGCGGAATCTCGGTGATCCTCGGCACCCCGACCTACGCGATCCCGATGTGGCTCGCGCGGAAGCACCCGGAGATCGCCGGCCAACGCGAGACAGGACGTCTGATCTCCTGGGGAGCGAGGCAGGAGGCGGACTTCACGCACCCCGCCTACCGGTTCCACGCCGAGCGCGTGGTGCGGGCGATCATGGCACGATACGCGGACCATCCCTCGGTGATCGGCTTCCAGGTCGACAACGAGCCCGGGAACGAGATCCTTCATAACCACGGAGTGTTCCAGCGCTTCACCGACGAGCTCCGACACCGGTACGTCACAGTCGACCGACTCAACGAAGAGTGGGGGCTCGCTTACTGGTCTCACCGCCTGTCGACCTGGGCCGACCTTTGGACGCCCGATAACAACACCCACCCGCAGTACGACCTGGCGTGGCGACGGTTCCAGGCCGAGTTGACCACCGAGATGCTGGCGTGGCAGCGCGACGTCGTCCGCGAGTACGCGGCGCCGGAGCAGTTCATCACCACGTGCCTGTCCTACGACCGTCCCGCTCTCCAGGACGACTCGGCCGGCGCCGTGCTCGACGTGACGTCTGGCAACCCCTACTACCGCATGCAGCATCATCTTGAACTGCCGGATCCGGCGGATCTGGACACGGTTCAGACCTGGTACACGACCGGGGCATGGACTCTGTACCGCACGGCGGACCGGATGTGGTCGACGAAGCAAGCACCCTTCCTCGTCACAGAAACGGGCGCGACGTCCATCTGGGGATCGAGCCTGAACGAACCGCCCTACCGCGGCCAGCTGCGGCAGGCGGCCTGGGCGTTCGTGTCACGCGGCGCCGCCGCTATCGAGTACTGGCACTGGCACTCCCTCCCCTACGGCGCAGAGACCTACTGGGGCGGTGTCCTCCCGCATTCCGGACAGCCGGGCCGCATCTACGCCGAGATCCAGGCACTGGGCGCGGAGCTCGCGAACGCCGGATCCGACGTGCTCGACCTGGTACCGGACGCCGACCTGGGCATCCTCTACTCGACCGATTCGAAATGGGGAATGGCCTTCCAGCCGCCCTTCGGGCTCACCGAGCCGGACCCCCGATCGTACGAGCGCATCGTCGACGGGTGGTACCGGGCGGCCTTCGACGCCCACCTGCAGGTTCGGGTGCAGCAGCCTCGGCACCTGTTCGCCCGAGACCCGCGGGACGTCGTCGCCGAGCTTCCGGCTCTCGTCGTTCCTGGCTTCTACATCGCTTCGGACGAGCAGCTCGACTGGCTCCGTGAGTACGCCCATGCCGGCGGACATCTGCTCCTAGGAATCCGCACCGGCTACGCCGACGAGGAGGCGCGTCCACGCACCGACCGGCAGCCTGCCCGCCTGGCGGACGCCGCCGGAGTCTCGTACGACGAGTTCTCCAACGCCGGCGACACGGTCGTCCTCGGCCGCGCCGGTCTCCCGCTGCCGGAAGGAGCCGTCGCTCGCCTCTGGATCGATGGGCTGAAGCCAGACACCGGCACCGAAGTGCTCTTCGACTACGAGCACCCCCACTTTTCCGAGTGGGCCCCTGCGACGACCCGGGAGCACGGCGACGGGCGGATCACCGTCATCGGAACGCAGCCCGACCCCGCCCTCGGTGCAGCCCTTCTCCGCTGGGCGGTGCCGAGAGCGGCGAACGACAAGTGGATCGCCGGCTGCAGCCACCCGGAATCGGTGCGCGTGACCGGAGGATCGCCCCGCGCCGACAGATCTGCCGGAGGAGTGCGATTCGTGCACAACTACTCCTGGCAGGCGGCCACCCTGGTCCTGCCTGTCGCCTGCGAGGATCTCGCCGCCACTCCCGGCGCCGATGGACGGCGACAGACCCTCCCGGCCGGGCACCTTATCGAGCTGCAGGCCTGGGACGCGCGAGTACTCCGCGAGACGACCACTCACTGA
- a CDS encoding alpha/beta hydrolase, whose product MSTHPSVLVTDISFAPELLLDLARPASTERLPLLVWLHGGAWRMQDRTARPDLHRFASAGYVCVSIDYRLSSAAPHPAQLLDVRAALRFLRERADEYGIDPARIGLWGSSAGGHLAALAGLTGDIDQYAAGEPSGDTSVQAVIDGYGPADLAGLSADAPADAPELQLLGGPVGEHLEAALDASPARRAHQGAPPILILHGDADLLVPAEHSERLYDALAEAGSDAALYLIDGFGHGFLNPGDVAELGPDHVLDVGRLDSQPDAKTVRRSTPALADFTTAHPHASFDTAMTFFDHVLTNSEEALR is encoded by the coding sequence GTGTCCACTCATCCGTCCGTGCTTGTCACGGATATCTCTTTCGCGCCCGAACTGCTTCTCGATCTCGCGCGCCCCGCCAGCACTGAACGTCTGCCACTGCTCGTATGGCTGCACGGCGGAGCCTGGCGGATGCAGGACCGGACAGCGCGACCGGATCTGCACCGCTTTGCTTCGGCCGGTTACGTGTGCGTCAGCATCGACTACCGACTGAGCTCAGCTGCTCCGCACCCGGCGCAGCTGCTCGACGTGCGGGCGGCGCTGCGCTTTCTCCGTGAGCGCGCCGACGAGTACGGCATCGACCCTGCTCGGATCGGTCTGTGGGGATCTTCGGCCGGCGGTCACCTCGCGGCCCTCGCCGGTCTGACCGGCGACATCGACCAGTACGCGGCGGGAGAACCATCGGGTGACACCTCGGTGCAAGCCGTAATCGACGGGTACGGCCCGGCCGATCTGGCAGGGCTCAGCGCGGACGCACCGGCAGACGCACCCGAGTTGCAGCTGCTGGGAGGTCCAGTGGGGGAGCACCTCGAGGCCGCGTTGGATGCGAGCCCGGCCCGTCGAGCCCATCAGGGGGCTCCTCCGATCCTGATCCTGCACGGCGACGCCGACCTGCTGGTCCCTGCCGAGCACAGCGAACGCCTCTACGACGCCCTGGCAGAAGCTGGCTCGGACGCCGCTCTCTATCTGATCGACGGCTTCGGTCACGGCTTCCTCAACCCCGGAGACGTCGCTGAACTCGGTCCCGACCATGTCCTCGACGTCGGACGCCTCGACTCGCAACCCGACGCGAAAACGGTGCGCCGTTCCACACCCGCTCTCGCAGACTTCACGACGGCCCACCCCCATGCATCATTCGACACAGCGATGACGTTCTTCGACCACGTCCTCACCAACAGCGAGGAGGCACTTCGATGA